Proteins found in one Lutimonas zeaxanthinifaciens genomic segment:
- the atpA gene encoding F0F1 ATP synthase subunit alpha, translating into MATIKPAEVSAILKEQLTGFEGKASLTEIGTVLQIGDGIARIYGLSNVQYGELVEFEGGLEGIVLNLEEDNVGVVLLGDSTQIREGATVKRTDRIASINVGEGILGRVVNTLGEPIDGKGPIEGETFEMPLERKAPGVIYREPVTEPLQTGLKSVDAMIPIGRGQRELIIGDRQTGKSTVALDTIINQKEFYDAGEPVYCIYVAIGQKGSTIAAIAKMLEEKGALAYTTIVAANASDVAPMQFYAPFAGAAIGEYFRDTGRPALIIYDDLSKQAVAYREVSLLLRRPPGREAYPGDVFYLHSRLLERAAKVINDDSIAAKMNDVPPSLKGKVKGGGSLTALPIIETQAGDVSAYIPTNVISITDGQIFLTSDLFNSGVRPAIDVGISVSRVGGNAQIKSMKKVAGTLKLDQAQYRELEAFAKFGSDLDAATLSVIEKGKRNVEILKQAQNDPFAVEDQIAIIYAGSKDLLKSVPVESVKEFEKDYLEFLRAKHANVLETLKAGKLTDEVTDTLEQVAKEVSAKFE; encoded by the coding sequence ATGGCAACAATAAAACCAGCTGAAGTATCAGCAATTTTAAAAGAACAACTAACAGGATTTGAAGGTAAAGCTTCGTTGACTGAAATTGGAACCGTATTACAAATAGGTGATGGTATTGCAAGAATCTATGGTCTGTCTAATGTACAGTATGGAGAGCTTGTAGAGTTTGAGGGAGGACTTGAAGGAATCGTTCTGAACCTGGAAGAAGATAATGTAGGGGTGGTATTGTTAGGTGATTCCACTCAAATTAGAGAAGGTGCTACCGTAAAACGTACAGACAGAATTGCCTCGATCAATGTTGGTGAAGGAATTCTTGGTAGAGTTGTAAACACTTTGGGCGAGCCAATTGATGGTAAAGGACCCATTGAAGGAGAAACTTTTGAAATGCCATTAGAAAGAAAAGCTCCCGGTGTAATTTACAGAGAGCCTGTAACTGAACCGTTACAGACTGGATTGAAATCAGTTGATGCAATGATTCCTATCGGAAGAGGGCAACGTGAATTGATCATTGGTGACCGTCAGACTGGTAAGTCTACTGTGGCGCTCGATACGATCATCAACCAAAAAGAATTTTATGATGCGGGAGAACCTGTTTATTGTATTTATGTTGCGATAGGGCAAAAAGGTTCTACAATTGCAGCCATAGCTAAAATGCTTGAGGAAAAAGGAGCCTTGGCCTATACAACAATTGTTGCCGCTAACGCTTCTGATGTTGCTCCGATGCAGTTTTACGCTCCATTCGCAGGAGCTGCTATTGGTGAATATTTCAGAGATACTGGCCGTCCGGCATTAATTATTTATGATGACCTTTCAAAACAGGCTGTTGCGTATCGTGAAGTTTCATTGTTATTGAGAAGACCTCCGGGTCGTGAGGCTTATCCTGGTGATGTATTCTACCTTCACTCAAGATTACTGGAAAGAGCGGCAAAGGTGATCAATGACGATTCTATTGCAGCTAAAATGAATGACGTGCCTCCTTCATTGAAAGGGAAAGTTAAAGGTGGTGGATCACTTACCGCTTTACCAATTATTGAAACTCAGGCTGGTGACGTATCCGCTTATATTCCAACTAACGTGATTTCGATCACTGATGGTCAGATTTTCCTGACTTCAGATTTATTTAACTCAGGCGTTAGACCTGCAATTGATGTAGGTATTTCTGTATCACGTGTAGGTGGTAATGCTCAGATTAAATCAATGAAGAAGGTTGCGGGAACCTTAAAGCTTGACCAGGCGCAGTACCGTGAACTTGAAGCTTTTGCCAAGTTTGGATCGGACCTTGATGCAGCTACCTTGAGCGTTATTGAAAAAGGTAAAAGAAACGTTGAGATCTTGAAGCAGGCTCAGAATGATCCATTTGCCGTAGAGGACCAGATTGCGATCATCTATGCAGGTTCAAAAGATTTGCTTAAAAGTGTCCCTGTTGAGAGTGTAAAAGAATTTGAGAAAGATTATCTGGAATTCCTGCGTGCAAAACACGCCAATGTACTTGAGACATTAAAAGCAGGTAAATTGACTGATGAAGTTACTGACACGTTAGAGCAAGTAGCTAAAGAAGTTTCTGCAAAGTTTGAGTAA
- a CDS encoding AtpZ/AtpI family protein: protein MTQKRPKKRLNRYIVLTGIGLQMGITIYLGAQLGKWLDAKYSDNKVYTIIFTLLAIVLSFYSLLRQLKNLDN, encoded by the coding sequence ATGACTCAGAAAAGACCAAAAAAACGGCTTAACAGGTACATTGTTCTTACCGGTATTGGACTGCAAATGGGTATCACAATATATTTGGGTGCCCAGTTGGGAAAATGGCTGGATGCAAAATATTCTGATAACAAAGTTTACACAATAATTTTTACCTTGCTGGCCATTGTATTGTCTTTTTACAGCTTGCTTAGACAATTAAAAAATCTGGATAATTAA
- a CDS encoding ABC transporter ATP-binding protein, whose protein sequence is MIKVTELSKKYGGNTVLNLPALEISRGESFGLVGNNGAGKTTFFNLLLDLIKPTTGNIVNREIQVDQSEDWKPFTSAFIDESFLVGYLTPEEYFNFIAKLRGVSQVDLSEFLIQFEELFNGEILGQKKYLRDLSKGNQKKAGIVAALIGAPEVVILDEPFANLDPTTQIRLKKTLKKINEESSSTLLISSHDLGHITEVCERIVVLNKGEVIKDLQTSQATLKELEQFFSA, encoded by the coding sequence ATGATAAAAGTAACTGAACTCAGCAAAAAATACGGAGGTAATACCGTTTTGAATCTTCCGGCTCTTGAAATCTCAAGGGGAGAGTCCTTTGGGCTTGTTGGCAATAACGGTGCAGGTAAAACGACTTTTTTTAATCTTTTACTCGACTTGATCAAGCCAACAACGGGCAATATTGTGAACCGGGAAATCCAGGTGGATCAGAGTGAAGACTGGAAACCATTTACATCGGCATTCATTGATGAAAGTTTTTTGGTGGGTTATCTGACACCGGAAGAATATTTTAATTTCATTGCTAAGCTCCGGGGAGTAAGCCAGGTAGATCTTTCTGAATTCCTTATACAATTTGAAGAATTATTCAATGGTGAAATTCTAGGACAGAAAAAATACCTGAGAGACCTGTCAAAAGGGAATCAGAAAAAGGCCGGAATTGTAGCAGCTCTTATAGGTGCTCCTGAAGTGGTCATACTTGATGAACCATTTGCGAATCTGGATCCGACGACACAAATACGTTTAAAGAAAACACTGAAAAAGATCAATGAGGAGTCCAGTTCAACCCTGTTGATCTCGAGCCACGATCTGGGTCACATCACAGAGGTTTGTGAAAGAATTGTTGTCTTGAACAAAGGCGAAGTAATCAAAGATCTGCAGACCTCCCAAGCAACTTTAAAGGAGCTGGAACAGTTTTTTTCGGCTTAA
- the atpH gene encoding ATP synthase F1 subunit delta: MVGTRAALRYAKATLNLAKEKGLAKEVNDDMILIQKTIEENHDLEVMLKSPVIKSDLKRSVLKEVFEKKVNPITIGLLKLLIENKRPALLNLVAKEYIVIYDFLQGVEVAQVTSAVPLTKELEKTILKRVQEAVGKEISLNNIVDPSIIGGFVLRVGDELYDSSVAYRLKDLLSQFEDNQYISKI, encoded by the coding sequence ATGGTAGGAACAAGAGCAGCACTAAGATATGCCAAGGCAACTTTAAATCTTGCCAAGGAAAAAGGCCTTGCCAAAGAGGTAAACGATGACATGATTTTGATTCAAAAAACTATTGAAGAAAATCATGACCTTGAGGTGATGCTAAAAAGTCCTGTGATCAAATCAGACCTCAAAAGATCAGTTTTAAAAGAGGTTTTTGAGAAAAAAGTTAACCCAATAACGATAGGGCTTCTCAAACTTTTGATTGAAAACAAAAGACCAGCCTTATTGAACTTAGTGGCAAAAGAATACATCGTAATATACGATTTCCTTCAGGGGGTTGAAGTAGCTCAGGTAACATCTGCAGTTCCCCTGACCAAAGAATTGGAAAAGACGATCCTGAAGAGAGTCCAGGAAGCTGTAGGAAAAGAAATCTCCTTGAATAACATAGTGGACCCTTCGATCATTGGAGGATTCGTATTAAGGGTAGGTGATGAACTTTATGATTCAAGTGTAGCCTACCGTTTGAAAGACCTTCTTTCTCAATTCGAGGATAATCAATATATATCTAAAATCTAA
- a CDS encoding bactofilin family protein, whose translation MFNEKKDHSSPVGERNTIAKNTSLVGDIKSDGDFRVDGKIEGTIKTSGRVVIGKDGFVSGTIDCTNADIEGSFSGKLIVDQVLSLKSSADISGDVVMGKLSVEPGAVFNATCAMKGSVKVIQNDSEKTKKTA comes from the coding sequence ATGTTCAACGAAAAAAAAGATCATTCAAGCCCGGTTGGAGAACGTAACACAATTGCTAAAAACACCTCTTTGGTAGGCGATATCAAATCAGATGGTGATTTTAGAGTAGACGGTAAAATTGAAGGAACCATTAAAACCAGCGGAAGAGTTGTAATAGGAAAAGATGGATTTGTATCAGGAACCATTGACTGCACGAATGCTGATATAGAAGGTTCTTTTTCAGGGAAACTCATTGTAGATCAGGTGCTCTCCTTAAAAAGCTCGGCAGATATAAGCGGTGACGTGGTCATGGGAAAACTTTCTGTAGAACCAGGTGCTGTATTTAACGCTACCTGCGCCATGAAAGGCTCTGTCAAAGTGATACAGAATGACTCAGAAAAGACCAAAAAAACGGCTTAA
- a CDS encoding DUF6168 family protein — translation MRPLFKFSSGLIIILSVVFAIHIFILQQFDLPLFENRIIEAYVINCVLAILIYFSLYYLKNKMAEQLGFLYMGGSFIKFLFFFIFFYPFYKQDGGLDSLEFAAFFVPYVISLIFETFGVIEFLKK, via the coding sequence ATGCGTCCCTTATTCAAATTTTCATCAGGCCTGATTATTATCCTTTCCGTTGTTTTTGCCATTCATATTTTTATCCTGCAGCAATTTGACCTCCCTCTTTTTGAAAACAGGATTATTGAAGCGTATGTTATCAACTGTGTCCTGGCTATACTGATATACTTTTCTCTGTACTATCTAAAAAATAAAATGGCCGAACAATTAGGCTTTTTATACATGGGTGGTAGTTTTATAAAATTTCTGTTTTTTTTCATCTTTTTTTACCCGTTCTACAAACAAGACGGAGGTCTTGATTCACTTGAATTTGCAGCCTTTTTTGTGCCGTATGTCATCAGCCTGATTTTCGAAACTTTTGGTGTGATTGAATTTCTAAAAAAATAA
- a CDS encoding F0F1 ATP synthase subunit B, with amino-acid sequence MEKLINDFSFGLFFWQLLLFVLLLFLLKKYAWQPILDALNSREEGIQNALDEADKARQEMVDLKSSNEKIIKEARAERDSMLKDARAIKEKMITEAKDEAKAQSNKIIEQAKQTIENEKLAAITELKNQVAELSIGIAEKILKDELSSKDKQVKLIEKMLDEAKLK; translated from the coding sequence ATGGAGAAATTAATCAACGATTTTTCATTTGGACTTTTTTTCTGGCAATTGCTACTATTTGTGCTATTGCTGTTCTTATTGAAAAAATATGCATGGCAGCCTATTTTAGATGCTCTTAACAGCAGAGAAGAAGGTATTCAGAACGCATTGGACGAAGCTGATAAGGCTCGTCAGGAAATGGTTGATCTAAAATCTAGCAATGAGAAGATCATTAAAGAAGCCAGAGCGGAAAGAGATTCGATGCTAAAAGATGCAAGGGCTATCAAAGAAAAAATGATCACTGAAGCAAAAGATGAGGCAAAGGCACAATCCAATAAAATCATTGAACAGGCCAAACAAACCATCGAGAACGAAAAACTTGCCGCAATAACTGAATTGAAAAACCAGGTTGCTGAGTTGTCGATTGGAATTGCTGAAAAGATCCTTAAAGATGAATTGTCCAGTAAAGACAAGCAAGTGAAGTTGATTGAAAAAATGTTGGACGAAGCCAAGCTAAAATAA
- a CDS encoding AIR synthase related protein: MSNQDNRYSLRGVSAQKEDVHKAIKNVDKGLFPKAFCKIVPDHLTNDEDYCLVMHADGAGTKSSLAYMYWKETGDVSVWKGIAQDALIMNVDDLLCVGATDNIILSSTIGRNKNLIPGEVISAIINGTEELLDELSGFGVKIHSTGGETADVGDLVRTMIVDSTVTARMRRDEVIDNANIQAGDLIVGLASFGKATYEKEYNGGMGSNGLTSARHDVFSNYLAKKYPESYDHAVPSDLVYSGNIKLTDPVEGVPLNAGKLVLSPTRTYAPVIIKMLEKHRKDIHGMVHCSGGAQTKILHFVDEVHVIKDNLFEVPPLFRLIQEQSKTDWREMYQVFNCGHRMELYVPGEIAEDLISISQSFGVDAQIIGRVQKSTSKKLSIRSEHGNFEYK, encoded by the coding sequence ATGAGTAATCAGGACAACAGATACAGCTTACGAGGAGTTTCAGCCCAAAAAGAAGATGTTCATAAAGCCATAAAAAATGTGGATAAAGGATTGTTCCCCAAAGCATTCTGCAAAATCGTTCCTGATCACCTGACAAATGACGAGGATTATTGTTTGGTCATGCACGCGGATGGAGCAGGTACCAAATCTTCCCTTGCTTATATGTACTGGAAAGAAACAGGTGACGTCTCTGTTTGGAAAGGAATTGCTCAGGATGCCTTAATTATGAATGTTGACGATCTTCTTTGTGTGGGTGCAACGGATAATATTATCCTCTCTTCAACGATAGGAAGAAACAAGAATTTGATTCCCGGAGAAGTAATCTCTGCCATAATCAACGGAACTGAGGAATTACTGGATGAACTTAGTGGTTTTGGGGTAAAGATCCATTCCACAGGTGGAGAAACTGCTGATGTGGGTGATCTGGTCAGAACTATGATCGTTGACTCAACCGTTACCGCAAGGATGAGAAGGGATGAAGTCATTGACAATGCCAATATTCAAGCGGGAGACCTTATAGTAGGCCTCGCCTCTTTTGGAAAAGCTACCTATGAGAAAGAATATAACGGAGGAATGGGAAGCAACGGATTAACAAGTGCACGTCACGATGTTTTTTCAAATTATCTCGCTAAAAAATATCCTGAAAGCTATGATCACGCTGTTCCTTCTGATCTCGTTTATTCAGGTAATATCAAATTGACTGATCCTGTTGAAGGGGTTCCCCTGAATGCGGGAAAACTGGTTTTATCTCCAACAAGGACCTATGCTCCTGTCATTATTAAAATGCTGGAAAAGCATAGAAAAGATATTCACGGAATGGTGCATTGCAGTGGTGGTGCCCAAACAAAAATCCTTCACTTTGTTGACGAGGTTCATGTGATAAAAGATAACTTATTTGAAGTCCCTCCTTTATTCAGATTGATTCAGGAACAATCAAAAACAGACTGGCGCGAGATGTATCAGGTGTTTAACTGTGGACATCGAATGGAATTGTATGTGCCCGGAGAGATTGCCGAAGACCTCATTTCCATCTCCCAATCTTTCGGAGTGGATGCCCAAATCATTGGAAGGGTTCAAAAATCTACATCTAAAAAACTGAGCATCAGAAGTGAACATGGAAATTTTGAATATAAGTAA
- a CDS encoding DUF5687 family protein, protein MVSDFIGLEWKQFIRSSYWQKSVALNIFLVFIALYFIVVFLGLGLGLYPILKKQFPDKDPFQLVNQFVFYWFLVDLLMRFFFQKLPVMTVKPLLTLPLRKSKIVHYVLGKSVISFFNFLPLFAVIPFGVVLILNDYETVKVLNWMVFMLIATLIINFLNFIIENKSAQTELSMLPILILVGGLYLLNYFELIAFNEFLYDAINWIITSSLFLIIPLLLLGVCYFMNFKLLLSQLYIDQSLQSKRTEVSASDLSWTDRFGASAPFLQLDLRMLWRNKRPRSSIFIVLIGLFYGLIFYPNPIYQSMLAMFVFVGIFVTGIFLINFGQFIPAWDSGYYKMLMSQNIPYKDYLKSKFLLMASSALLMFILSIPYVYFGWKVLLIHFAAMIYNIGINTHVLLFAGSFNRKKIDLTQRAAFNYQGTGAVQWLVGIPLLLIPVLIFYLPYKLINFETAISILILIGIAGILFHEKLMKFITKKYIDSKYKMISAFDQDN, encoded by the coding sequence ATGGTATCTGATTTTATAGGATTAGAATGGAAGCAGTTCATTCGGTCTTCCTACTGGCAAAAAAGTGTTGCCCTTAATATTTTTCTTGTTTTTATAGCGCTTTACTTTATTGTGGTTTTCCTGGGATTGGGATTAGGGCTCTATCCGATTCTTAAAAAACAGTTTCCTGACAAAGATCCTTTTCAACTTGTAAATCAATTCGTTTTTTATTGGTTCCTTGTCGACTTACTGATGCGGTTCTTTTTTCAAAAGCTACCCGTCATGACTGTAAAACCCTTACTGACACTTCCTTTACGAAAAAGTAAGATCGTTCATTATGTCCTTGGAAAATCTGTAATTTCTTTTTTTAATTTTCTTCCATTGTTTGCCGTTATTCCATTTGGAGTGGTATTGATCTTAAACGATTATGAAACTGTAAAGGTGCTGAACTGGATGGTCTTTATGCTGATCGCTACGCTTATCATCAATTTTTTAAATTTTATCATCGAAAACAAATCCGCCCAGACGGAACTGTCAATGCTCCCCATTCTGATTTTGGTCGGAGGACTCTATCTGCTAAATTATTTTGAGCTGATTGCATTTAATGAATTCTTATATGACGCCATTAACTGGATCATAACAAGTTCACTTTTTCTAATCATACCGCTGCTTTTACTGGGAGTTTGTTACTTTATGAATTTTAAACTCCTGCTTTCTCAACTATATATTGATCAGAGCCTTCAATCAAAACGAACTGAAGTATCTGCATCTGATCTTTCCTGGACCGATCGTTTTGGGGCCAGCGCTCCATTTTTACAGCTTGATCTCAGGATGTTATGGCGTAATAAGAGGCCACGCTCCTCTATTTTTATTGTTTTGATTGGTCTTTTCTACGGGTTGATTTTTTACCCAAATCCTATATATCAATCTATGCTGGCTATGTTTGTCTTTGTCGGAATCTTTGTCACAGGGATTTTCCTTATCAATTTTGGTCAGTTTATCCCTGCTTGGGACAGTGGCTATTACAAAATGCTGATGAGCCAGAATATTCCCTATAAAGATTATCTCAAATCAAAATTTTTACTGATGGCGAGCAGTGCCTTATTAATGTTTATTCTGAGTATACCCTATGTTTATTTTGGCTGGAAGGTTTTACTAATCCATTTTGCCGCGATGATATACAACATTGGAATCAATACCCATGTTCTGCTCTTTGCAGGATCATTTAATCGAAAAAAAATTGACCTGACCCAACGCGCTGCTTTCAACTACCAGGGAACGGGCGCCGTACAATGGCTTGTCGGGATACCTTTATTATTAATTCCGGTGCTTATATTTTATCTGCCTTATAAATTGATCAATTTTGAAACTGCGATATCGATCTTAATTCTTATTGGGATTGCCGGAATCCTCTTCCATGAAAAACTAATGAAATTCATCACGAAAAAATATATAGACTCAAAATATAAAATGATCAGCGCCTTTGATCAGGACAACTAA
- the atpE gene encoding ATP synthase F0 subunit C → MEIPAIVGAGLVVIGAGIGIGRIGGSAMDAIARQPEATGKIQTAMLIAAALIEGIGFAALFAV, encoded by the coding sequence ATGGAGATTCCAGCTATTGTAGGTGCAGGATTGGTTGTAATTGGTGCCGGTATCGGTATCGGTAGAATTGGTGGTTCAGCAATGGACGCTATTGCTCGTCAACCTGAAGCTACTGGAAAAATTCAAACAGCGATGCTTATTGCAGCGGCGCTTATTGAAGGTATTGGATTTGCTGCCTTATTCGCAGTTTAA
- the atpB gene encoding F0F1 ATP synthase subunit A — MQSKFLVKFLTIIILVFSFSLNAQNEEHEGTKEERDIKTEIKESIDHHIQDSYDFILTSDYENNIHYGFPLPVILIDEGFHLFSSSKFHHGETVAESNGKFYKLYHNKIYRTDAEGTLTFDDHHHPTNIKPLDFSITKSVFMIIVTGILMFFLFTGLAKSFKKGPIAKGAGRFFEPIVVYIRDEIAIPNIGEKHYKKYMSFLLTVFFFVWFLNLFGLTPLGINVTGNIAVTFALALLTFLITQFSGNKNYWKHIFWMPGVPVPMKIILAPIELLGVFIKPFALMIRLYANIMAGHIVLMSLIGLIFVFKNWIGSSLSFVLAFAISMIELLVALLQAYIFTMLSALYFGFAVEEHDHDEAH; from the coding sequence ATGCAAAGTAAGTTTTTAGTGAAATTCCTTACAATCATAATTTTAGTTTTTAGCTTTAGCCTTAATGCACAAAATGAAGAGCATGAAGGAACTAAAGAAGAAAGAGATATTAAAACGGAAATCAAGGAGAGTATTGATCACCATATACAGGATTCTTACGATTTTATCTTAACCAGTGACTATGAAAATAATATTCACTACGGATTTCCACTACCTGTAATTCTGATCGATGAAGGATTTCACTTATTTTCATCGTCAAAATTTCACCACGGGGAAACAGTTGCAGAAAGCAATGGTAAATTCTACAAATTATACCACAATAAAATATACAGGACAGACGCTGAAGGCACATTGACTTTTGATGACCATCACCACCCTACAAATATAAAACCACTTGACTTCTCAATCACGAAAAGTGTTTTTATGATCATTGTTACGGGGATATTGATGTTCTTCTTGTTTACCGGCCTGGCCAAATCCTTTAAAAAAGGGCCTATTGCCAAGGGTGCAGGTCGATTCTTTGAGCCGATCGTGGTTTATATTCGTGACGAAATAGCCATTCCTAATATTGGGGAGAAACACTACAAGAAGTACATGAGTTTTCTGCTGACGGTGTTCTTCTTTGTTTGGTTTCTTAACCTTTTTGGATTAACACCACTTGGGATAAACGTCACAGGTAATATTGCTGTTACCTTCGCTTTGGCTTTATTGACTTTCCTGATTACTCAGTTTTCTGGAAACAAAAATTATTGGAAACATATATTCTGGATGCCGGGTGTTCCGGTTCCAATGAAGATCATATTGGCCCCTATTGAATTATTAGGGGTATTTATCAAACCTTTTGCCTTAATGATTCGTTTGTATGCAAACATTATGGCCGGACACATTGTATTGATGAGTTTGATCGGTTTGATTTTTGTTTTTAAGAATTGGATTGGAAGCAGCTTGTCTTTTGTACTCGCTTTTGCCATTTCAATGATTGAGTTACTGGTTGCTTTACTCCAGGCTTATATCTTCACCATGCTGTCAGCCCTTTATTTTGGCTTTGCAGTTGAAGAGCATGATCATGATGAAGCACATTAA
- a CDS encoding tetratricopeptide repeat protein gives MKKGIKLIIVSLATIGLALSCSTKKDSFINRTSHSMSTKYNVLFNGNIAFDEAKAELDRSYEDNFWERLPIEPLKIDEKLIPFPGQPAGDDDEVTGFEKAEEKAVKAIQKHSMVIDGFEKNNQIDESYLLLGKSRYYLQRFIPALEAFTFGLENYPDANLYRETKIWKAKAHVRLQNEKLAIETLKSVLRNFEITEEEYEKAHTAMAMAYTQLDSTDRVIDHLKQATSYFTDQNQGPRNLFILGQIYREQQKIDSSNMVFESLSYMKKIPRKYKVHAVLERAKNYSEADSTSIIAFTLQELIQDRDNRPYLDELYYQAGLIELKNESFERSRGLFELSLIHNTSKPYQKSLSYERLGDFYFDRNNFEFAGAYYDSVLQIPIDQNTKRIRKIIRKRESLNDVIFYEGIARRNDSILGLVNMSEEERDIYFKGYIEQLKIEYEAQKQLEEQRNANTGVGEFAITNNNYSDGGTFYFYNAQVVGFGKQQFKDKYGNKSHGDFWLIANNVGISSDVQIKETAVALDTSLLFNTAYYKEQIPKEPRVIDSLNFIRNDAYYNLGLIYKEQFREYEIAAVDFEKFLENDPIENLILPTKYQLFRTYANFDEEKSNKYREDIVSNYPDSRYAQIILNPSNVLSDGNSDDGPDYLYKLAFVCYEEEDFEYSLRTVNEGLERFKGLEIERKFELLKAYLLYKTIGEELFRTKLNDIILNFPNTEESEHAEEALAKLNEIKNIPQQN, from the coding sequence TTGAAAAAAGGCATCAAACTTATTATTGTATCACTCGCCACAATTGGGCTGGCACTAAGTTGTTCTACCAAAAAAGACAGCTTTATCAACAGAACCAGCCATTCAATGAGCACAAAATACAATGTCCTGTTTAACGGGAATATTGCTTTTGACGAAGCTAAAGCGGAGCTCGATCGGTCTTATGAGGATAATTTCTGGGAACGTCTTCCTATTGAACCCCTTAAAATTGATGAAAAACTAATTCCTTTTCCAGGCCAGCCTGCCGGTGATGACGATGAGGTAACCGGATTTGAAAAGGCTGAAGAAAAAGCTGTAAAGGCCATTCAAAAACATTCTATGGTCATAGACGGTTTCGAAAAAAACAACCAAATAGATGAATCTTACCTTTTATTGGGGAAGTCAAGATATTATTTACAGCGATTTATCCCGGCTCTTGAAGCCTTTACCTTTGGACTCGAGAATTATCCGGATGCTAATCTGTACAGAGAAACAAAAATCTGGAAAGCAAAGGCACATGTCAGGCTTCAGAATGAAAAATTAGCTATTGAAACACTTAAATCCGTTCTTCGAAATTTTGAAATCACCGAAGAAGAGTATGAAAAAGCCCATACGGCGATGGCCATGGCATATACCCAGCTTGACAGCACAGACAGGGTCATTGACCATCTAAAGCAGGCTACGAGTTATTTTACAGACCAGAATCAGGGGCCCAGAAATTTATTTATACTCGGTCAGATTTACAGGGAACAGCAAAAAATAGATTCTTCCAATATGGTTTTCGAATCATTGAGCTATATGAAAAAAATTCCTCGAAAATATAAGGTCCATGCGGTCCTTGAGCGGGCCAAGAACTATTCAGAAGCCGACAGCACAAGTATAATAGCCTTTACTTTACAGGAACTTATCCAAGACAGAGACAACAGGCCTTATCTCGATGAACTTTATTATCAGGCCGGACTCATTGAACTTAAAAATGAAAGTTTTGAGAGATCGAGAGGACTGTTTGAACTCTCTTTGATTCACAACACTTCAAAACCTTATCAAAAAAGCCTTTCCTACGAAAGACTGGGTGATTTTTATTTTGACAGGAATAATTTTGAATTTGCCGGGGCCTATTACGACAGTGTCTTACAGATTCCCATCGATCAGAACACAAAACGGATCAGAAAGATTATTCGAAAACGTGAGAGCCTGAATGATGTTATCTTCTATGAGGGTATTGCCAGAAGAAATGACAGTATTCTGGGACTGGTTAATATGTCTGAAGAAGAAAGGGATATCTACTTCAAAGGATATATTGAACAGTTAAAAATTGAATACGAGGCGCAAAAACAACTTGAAGAACAGCGGAATGCAAATACAGGAGTGGGGGAGTTTGCCATTACGAACAACAATTACTCCGATGGAGGAACCTTCTATTTTTACAATGCCCAGGTTGTCGGATTTGGTAAACAGCAATTTAAAGACAAATACGGAAACAAATCACATGGAGATTTCTGGCTCATAGCAAATAACGTAGGCATTAGTTCAGATGTGCAGATCAAAGAGACAGCTGTTGCCCTTGATACGAGTCTCCTTTTTAATACAGCTTATTACAAAGAGCAGATCCCAAAGGAACCCAGGGTTATTGACAGCCTGAATTTTATCAGAAATGACGCCTACTACAATTTGGGACTCATCTACAAAGAGCAGTTCAGAGAGTATGAGATTGCCGCAGTTGATTTCGAGAAATTTCTTGAAAATGATCCTATTGAAAATCTAATATTGCCAACCAAGTACCAATTGTTCAGAACTTATGCTAATTTTGATGAGGAAAAGAGCAATAAATACAGAGAAGATATCGTTAGTAATTATCCAGATTCTCGTTATGCACAGATCATTCTAAACCCCAGTAATGTTCTGTCAGATGGAAATTCAGATGACGGACCCGATTATTTATATAAACTGGCCTTCGTCTGTTATGAAGAGGAAGATTTTGAATATTCTCTTAGAACGGTTAACGAAGGGCTCGAACGCTTCAAAGGTCTGGAAATTGAACGAAAATTTGAATTACTGAAGGCTTATCTTCTCTATAAGACAATAGGTGAAGAACTTTTCAGGACAAAACTAAATGACATCATATTAAACTTCCCCAACACTGAAGAGAGCGAACATGCGGAAGAAGCTCTCGCTAAACTAAATGAAATAAAAAATATCCCGCAGCAAAATTAA